One segment of Marvinbryantia formatexigens DSM 14469 DNA contains the following:
- a CDS encoding MATE family efflux transporter → MEQKETFYKTVWKIALPVTLQFLLQSSFSVVDQIMTGQLGSVSVAGIGLAGKFASIFSVLVSAIAAAAGIMLAQYIGQKDEQKADRSFLVNLGMAAILALFFTIVCTAAPRQVMEIYTKDTLTCDTAAGYLQIYAVSFLPMALTTLLSAFLRCAEAAALPLAAGIAAAAVNTLLNYVLIFGKCGFPAMGITGAAIATVTAQVAGCVLTLGMFLYHRRTQRRYWQADGSREKEVRMQADGSRVKEARSCTVPRTKRGARFSSAFHMEKEERLQYLGILLPILICEFFWSLGENVYAAIYGHIGTQACAAMTLTSPVQVLMIGAMNGFAQAAGIMVGKSLGRNDYERAYREAVKLMLCGLCGSVILSVILVLVRDSYVQIYRVEESVRHITKDILLAFAVISPVKVQNMILGGGILRSGGRTKYVMYIDFIGTWLFGVPLGLLSAFLFHLPIAWVYFILSLEECVRFAISVFLFRKKGWMRSL, encoded by the coding sequence ATGGAACAGAAAGAAACTTTTTATAAAACAGTGTGGAAAATTGCACTGCCGGTGACGCTGCAGTTTTTACTGCAGTCATCATTCAGCGTCGTCGACCAGATAATGACGGGACAGCTTGGAAGCGTCAGTGTAGCCGGAATTGGGCTTGCAGGAAAATTTGCATCTATTTTTTCCGTTCTGGTTTCTGCGATTGCAGCGGCTGCCGGAATTATGCTTGCACAATATATCGGACAGAAGGATGAGCAGAAAGCGGACAGGAGCTTTCTGGTGAATCTGGGAATGGCGGCGATACTGGCATTGTTTTTTACGATTGTCTGTACTGCAGCTCCGCGACAGGTCATGGAGATTTATACAAAAGACACATTAACGTGTGACACGGCGGCGGGGTATCTGCAGATTTATGCGGTTTCCTTTCTGCCGATGGCATTAACCACGCTGCTTTCGGCGTTTCTCCGCTGTGCGGAAGCGGCGGCACTTCCGCTGGCGGCTGGAATTGCTGCAGCGGCAGTGAATACGTTACTTAACTATGTGTTGATTTTTGGAAAATGCGGGTTTCCGGCGATGGGAATTACTGGTGCAGCGATAGCAACAGTGACCGCGCAGGTAGCTGGCTGTGTGCTGACGCTGGGTATGTTTCTGTATCATCGCCGTACCCAAAGAAGGTACTGGCAGGCAGATGGCAGCAGGGAAAAGGAAGTCCGGATGCAGGCAGATGGCAGTAGAGTAAAAGAAGCCCGGTCCTGTACAGTTCCCCGCACGAAAAGGGGAGCACGTTTTTCGTCTGCTTTTCATATGGAAAAGGAGGAGCGTCTGCAGTATCTGGGGATATTGCTTCCGATTCTTATATGTGAGTTTTTCTGGAGCCTGGGGGAAAATGTTTATGCGGCGATTTACGGGCATATCGGAACACAGGCCTGCGCGGCGATGACGCTGACATCACCGGTGCAGGTATTGATGATTGGCGCGATGAACGGATTTGCGCAGGCGGCAGGAATCATGGTGGGAAAATCGCTTGGCAGAAATGATTATGAGCGTGCTTACCGGGAAGCCGTAAAGCTGATGCTGTGCGGGCTTTGCGGCTCTGTCATATTATCTGTGATATTGGTGCTGGTCCGGGACAGTTACGTGCAGATTTATCGTGTGGAAGAGAGTGTCCGACATATCACAAAAGATATTCTGCTTGCCTTTGCCGTTATTTCCCCGGTCAAGGTTCAGAATATGATTCTGGGCGGTGGAATTCTGCGCAGTGGAGGCAGAACAAAATATGTGATGTATATTGATTTTATCGGAACCTGGCTTTTCGGAGTTCCACTGGGATTGCTTTCGGCGTTTCTTTTTCACCTGCCGATAGCGTGGGTGTATTTTATATTGTCACTGGAAGAATGTGTGAGATTTGCAATTTCCGTGTTCCTTTTCCGGAAAAAAGGCTGGATGCGGAGCTTATAA
- a CDS encoding RluA family pseudouridine synthase yields MSEIITPADAGSTVGDFLKHHMKLSAAQIRSLKFRESGICVNGERVRVTQVLREHDLLELRFGDEPCRMSHLIPEKHPLHILYEDEDLICVWKEAGMVLHPAHGHYSDSLANYLQGYLAGKGGQEQVRGIGRLDKDTSGIVVFARNRIAAARLWQQRQSGRFQKEYVALCEGVFPDEAYEREQTIDAPIQKVTGEKNKMCIVQERCCPAAGCFAVTHYRAISEKESCFHEAMRLLSAGDLPGPEQASLVRLHLETGRTHQIRVHMAYIGHPLVGDAVYGRGIAGQTCAKLCAWRARLVQPFTGETILLCPPAVKKVCPSA; encoded by the coding sequence ATGTCAGAAATAATTACTCCGGCGGATGCAGGAAGCACGGTGGGAGATTTTTTAAAACATCACATGAAATTGTCGGCGGCACAAATCCGCAGTCTTAAATTCCGGGAAAGCGGCATTTGTGTAAACGGAGAACGTGTTCGTGTCACACAAGTATTACGTGAACACGATTTGCTGGAATTGCGGTTTGGTGATGAGCCATGCAGAATGTCTCATCTTATCCCGGAGAAACATCCGCTGCACATTTTGTATGAGGATGAGGATTTGATTTGTGTATGGAAGGAAGCCGGTATGGTGCTTCATCCGGCACACGGGCACTACAGTGATTCGCTGGCAAACTATCTGCAGGGCTATCTTGCAGGAAAAGGCGGACAGGAACAGGTTCGCGGCATCGGAAGGCTGGATAAGGATACAAGCGGCATCGTTGTTTTTGCCAGAAACCGGATAGCAGCGGCAAGACTGTGGCAGCAGCGGCAATCCGGCAGGTTTCAGAAAGAATATGTGGCATTGTGCGAAGGCGTATTTCCGGATGAGGCATATGAACGGGAGCAGACCATTGATGCACCCATACAGAAAGTGACGGGCGAGAAAAATAAAATGTGTATTGTGCAGGAGCGATGCTGCCCGGCAGCGGGCTGCTTTGCTGTCACACATTATCGGGCGATTTCGGAAAAAGAATCATGTTTTCACGAAGCAATGCGGCTTCTTTCCGCAGGAGACCTGCCCGGTCCGGAGCAGGCATCACTTGTGCGGCTGCATCTTGAAACCGGCCGGACACATCAGATACGGGTACATATGGCGTATATCGGGCATCCGCTTGTGGGTGATGCGGTGTATGGACGTGGGATTGCCGGGCAGACCTGCGCAAAGCTTTGCGCATGGAGAGCACGGCTTGTGCAGCCCTTCACAGGGGAAACCATTTTGCTTTGTCCTCCTGCGGTGAAAAAAGTATGCCCTTCTGCCTGA
- a CDS encoding DUF4160 domain-containing protein, with protein MPQILRIGPYTIYFWSNENNPLEPIHVHIAEGTPSENATKIWITSTGKTLLSNNSSHIPDRILRKIMRIIESNSAAIIEKWINQFGEIRYFC; from the coding sequence ATGCCGCAAATTCTTAGAATTGGACCCTATACTATTTATTTCTGGTCAAATGAAAATAATCCACTGGAACCAATACATGTTCATATTGCGGAAGGCACTCCTTCTGAAAATGCCACTAAAATATGGATTACCAGTACTGGAAAAACTCTTCTCAGCAACAACAGCTCTCATATTCCAGACCGGATATTACGGAAAATCATGCGGATTATTGAATCCAACAGCGCCGCCATTATAGAAAAATGGATTAATCAATTTGGAGAAATACGCTATTTCTGCTAA
- a CDS encoding TRAP transporter large permease: MNIVLTTVILFAVFGLLLFLSCPISVSIVIASIVTAMSSLSWDQITFITMQKMNSGVESFSLLAIPLFILAGNIMNNGGIARRLVNFAKLFVGRIPGSLAQANIVGNMLFGALSGSSVAAASAMGGCIYPIQKDEGYDPAFATAVNIASAPTGLLIPPTSAFIVYSTVAGGVSISTLFMAGYVPGILMGVGSMIVAFIYAKKRKYPTTGKVSAQEALKVTLEALPSLLLIVIVIGGIVSGIFTATEGAGICVLYCLILSICYKSITMKSFMKILVNSACTSGIILFLISASSAMSFVMAYSGIPAAISEGIMSISTNKIVIFLLMNVILMVVGMFMDITPAILIFTPIFLPIAQSLGMSDIQFGVMLIFNMCLGNITPPVGSVLFVGCGISKISIEQVTKTLLPYFTVLFLLLLAVTYIPALSLGIPQLMGLI, encoded by the coding sequence ATGAATATTGTACTCACAACCGTTATCCTGTTTGCAGTGTTCGGTCTGCTGCTGTTTTTAAGCTGCCCGATTTCCGTCAGCATTGTTATTGCTTCTATTGTAACAGCGATGTCGTCCCTTTCCTGGGATCAGATTACCTTTATCACGATGCAGAAAATGAACAGCGGCGTAGAGAGCTTTTCTCTGCTCGCCATTCCTCTGTTCATCCTTGCAGGCAACATTATGAATAACGGCGGTATCGCGCGCCGTCTCGTAAACTTTGCAAAATTGTTTGTAGGGCGCATTCCGGGTTCCCTGGCGCAGGCAAACATCGTCGGCAACATGCTGTTCGGCGCGCTGTCCGGCTCTTCCGTTGCGGCAGCTTCCGCAATGGGCGGCTGTATCTACCCGATTCAGAAGGATGAGGGTTACGACCCGGCATTTGCCACAGCGGTAAATATCGCTTCCGCTCCGACCGGTCTTCTGATTCCGCCGACCAGTGCGTTTATTGTATACTCCACCGTTGCGGGCGGCGTATCCATTTCTACACTGTTTATGGCGGGCTATGTTCCCGGTATTTTAATGGGCGTCGGCTCTATGATTGTGGCATTTATCTACGCAAAGAAACGCAAATACCCGACCACCGGAAAGGTTTCCGCGCAGGAAGCGCTGAAGGTTACTCTGGAAGCACTGCCGAGCCTGCTTTTAATCGTAATTGTTATCGGCGGTATCGTGAGCGGTATTTTCACGGCAACAGAAGGCGCCGGCATCTGCGTGCTGTACTGCCTGATTCTTTCCATCTGCTATAAGAGCATTACCATGAAATCCTTTATGAAGATTCTGGTAAACAGCGCATGCACCAGCGGCATCATCCTGTTTCTGATTTCCGCCTCCTCCGCGATGTCCTTCGTTATGGCATACTCCGGAATCCCGGCGGCAATCAGTGAAGGTATTATGTCCATCTCCACCAACAAAATCGTCATCTTTCTGCTGATGAACGTGATTCTGATGGTTGTTGGTATGTTCATGGACATCACACCGGCTATTCTGATTTTCACGCCGATTTTCCTGCCGATTGCACAGAGCCTTGGTATGTCCGATATCCAGTTCGGCGTAATGCTCATTTTCAATATGTGTCTCGGCAACATCACCCCGCCGGTCGGCTCCGTACTCTTTGTCGGCTGCGGTATCAGTAAAATCAGTATTGAACAGGTTACAAAAACGCTGCTCCCGTACTTCACCGTGCTGTTCCTGCTGCTCCTTGCAGTCACCTACATTCCGGCGCTGTCACTTGGTATTCCGCAGCTTATGGGACTGATTTAG
- a CDS encoding RNA polymerase sigma factor: protein MLMWTADDLHGYNGRRLPEEMDDWIYQIAQGNEQAFYRLYEATRSSVYGFVLSIIKNPHDAEDIMQETYISVYQSAISYQSHGKPMAWLLRIARNFTFLKLRDKKKHHALSAEEMEQWLCGQYQLDQDDKLVLEAALNILSDEERQIISLHSLSGLKHREIADLLNLKLTTVLSKYHRGLKKLKDAIREV, encoded by the coding sequence ATGTTAATGTGGACGGCGGATGATTTACATGGATATAACGGCAGGCGGCTGCCGGAAGAAATGGATGACTGGATTTATCAGATTGCGCAGGGGAATGAGCAGGCTTTTTATCGGCTGTATGAGGCGACCAGAAGCTCTGTTTATGGTTTTGTGCTCTCTATTATAAAAAATCCTCACGATGCAGAGGATATTATGCAGGAAACCTACATATCCGTCTATCAGTCCGCTATCAGTTACCAGTCGCACGGAAAGCCTATGGCATGGCTTTTGCGGATTGCCCGCAATTTTACTTTTCTGAAGCTTCGGGATAAAAAGAAGCACCACGCGCTCTCCGCAGAAGAAATGGAACAGTGGCTGTGCGGGCAGTATCAGCTCGACCAGGACGATAAGCTGGTTCTGGAGGCCGCCCTGAACATTCTCAGTGATGAAGAACGGCAGATTATTTCCCTGCACAGTCTCAGCGGGCTGAAGCACCGGGAAATCGCCGACTTACTGAATCTGAAGCTGACCACGGTATTATCCAAATATCACAGAGGGCTCAAAAAACTAAAAGATGCGATTCGGGAGGTATAA
- a CDS encoding PepSY domain-containing protein, translating to MKRKHIPAEEQYRNAMQKITPDVYPVIREACQDARHASADNGLPLHTGKALPFYMRRRYRSAAAAVLLLILGFSGGRYYLGGSAVVSLDVNPSISLEVNRLNRVTGVNALNEDGKTILGEMNLKGTDIDVAVNALIGAMVKAGYLSEMENSVLLSVLDEDVKSGKELQTELTQCIQQAFDGASIEGAVISQNLTASETQYQELAGQFHISEGKAALACQIASQNSALTASDVAALSVNDINLLASSQGFELGDAQALGTASSKNYIGEEKAAELAFDFSGMDPADVRYLQVAMDYKSGIVTYEVEFYKGEYKYEYELDAADGDLLEWESEWKRADLLEAELQELEYEETISGISNEQALVIAADHAGVALEDILFSKITPAYEQETAFFDVEFVAGEYEYEYKINPSTGEILEYTHIAKAYP from the coding sequence ATGAAACGGAAACATATTCCAGCAGAAGAACAATACCGGAATGCCATGCAGAAAATCACTCCCGATGTGTACCCTGTCATCCGGGAAGCCTGCCAGGATGCCCGGCATGCCTCTGCGGATAACGGACTACCCCTGCATACCGGCAAAGCTCTGCCATTCTATATGCGCCGCAGATACCGGAGCGCGGCGGCCGCCGTGCTGCTGCTCATTCTCGGTTTTTCGGGCGGGCGCTATTATCTGGGCGGAAGCGCGGTCGTGTCCCTGGATGTAAATCCCAGCATATCTCTTGAAGTCAACCGCTTAAACAGAGTCACCGGAGTGAATGCGTTAAACGAGGACGGTAAAACCATTCTGGGCGAAATGAATCTGAAGGGAACGGATATCGACGTGGCTGTAAACGCACTGATTGGCGCTATGGTAAAGGCGGGATATCTCAGTGAGATGGAAAATTCTGTTCTCCTCAGCGTGCTGGACGAGGACGTGAAATCCGGGAAAGAACTGCAGACCGAACTGACACAGTGCATACAGCAGGCATTTGACGGAGCTTCTATCGAGGGAGCCGTTATCAGCCAGAATCTGACCGCCAGCGAGACGCAGTATCAGGAGCTCGCCGGTCAGTTTCATATTTCTGAGGGAAAAGCAGCTCTGGCATGTCAGATTGCCTCCCAGAATTCTGCTCTGACTGCCTCCGATGTCGCCGCATTGTCCGTCAATGATATTAATCTGCTTGCCAGCTCACAGGGCTTCGAGCTGGGCGATGCGCAGGCTCTGGGCACTGCCAGCTCAAAAAACTATATCGGAGAAGAGAAAGCGGCGGAGCTTGCATTCGATTTTTCCGGAATGGATCCGGCGGATGTCCGTTACCTCCAGGTTGCTATGGATTATAAAAGCGGTATTGTCACTTATGAGGTAGAGTTTTATAAAGGCGAATATAAATATGAATATGAGCTGGACGCTGCGGACGGCGATTTGCTGGAATGGGAATCCGAATGGAAACGCGCCGACCTTCTGGAAGCCGAGCTGCAGGAGCTGGAATACGAAGAGACTATCTCCGGAATCAGCAATGAACAGGCGCTTGTCATTGCCGCGGACCATGCCGGGGTTGCATTGGAGGATATTTTATTTTCCAAAATAACGCCCGCTTATGAGCAGGAGACAGCATTTTTTGATGTGGAATTTGTCGCCGGCGAATATGAATATGAGTATAAAATCAATCCTTCTACAGGAGAGATTCTGGAATATACACACATCGCCAAAGCGTACCCCTGA
- a CDS encoding MBL fold metallo-hydrolase gives MYELCRGGENSFYIQSPAKIGLVKLNETDVCLIDSGSDKEAGRKVRQLLDKNKWKLTAIYNTHSNADHIGGNRYLQGQTKCRIFAPGIECDFTRSPVLEPAFLYGGFPPKDLRHKFLLAQESEAEYLTENSLPEGMSAIPLPGHFFDMVGYRTKDDVVYLADCLSSRETLEKYQIGFVYDVAAYLDTLRMVKELKATMFVPAHAEATDDIAGLAQYNIDKVLEIADKITGICKSPVCFEKVLQRLFNDYSLTMNFEQYVLVGSTVRSYLAWLKDTERIDVIFDDGQLLWKSRE, from the coding sequence ATGTACGAATTATGCCGGGGTGGAGAAAATAGCTTTTATATACAGAGTCCTGCAAAAATAGGTCTTGTGAAATTAAATGAAACAGATGTGTGCTTGATTGACAGTGGAAGCGATAAAGAAGCAGGGAGAAAGGTAAGGCAGCTCCTGGATAAGAATAAGTGGAAGTTGACCGCCATTTACAATACGCACTCCAATGCGGACCATATCGGCGGCAACCGGTATTTGCAGGGACAGACGAAATGCCGGATTTTTGCACCTGGTATAGAATGTGATTTTACAAGGTCGCCTGTTCTGGAACCGGCATTTTTGTATGGGGGCTTTCCGCCGAAGGACCTGCGTCACAAGTTTTTGCTGGCGCAGGAAAGCGAAGCAGAATATCTCACGGAAAACAGTCTTCCGGAGGGAATGAGTGCGATTCCCTTACCGGGACATTTCTTTGACATGGTCGGCTACCGGACAAAAGATGATGTGGTTTATCTTGCGGACTGTTTATCGAGCAGAGAAACTCTGGAAAAGTATCAGATTGGTTTCGTATATGATGTTGCGGCATATCTGGATACTTTGCGTATGGTAAAGGAATTAAAGGCGACCATGTTCGTGCCTGCTCACGCAGAAGCGACGGATGATATAGCCGGACTGGCGCAGTACAACATTGACAAGGTGCTGGAAATCGCGGATAAAATCACAGGTATATGCAAAAGTCCGGTCTGCTTTGAAAAGGTGTTGCAGAGGCTGTTTAACGACTATTCCCTCACCATGAATTTTGAGCAATATGTGCTTGTGGGGAGTACAGTGCGTTCTTATCTTGCGTGGCTGAAAGATACGGAGCGGATTGATGTGATTTTTGATGACGGACAGCTTCTCTGGAAAAGCAGAGAATAA
- a CDS encoding methyltransferase family protein: MGLNTNGIYKFSRNPMYVAYFICFIGMALLTQSLILLCIVVIFQISAHWIILSEEKWCMEKFGESYKQYMKRVRRYI; encoded by the coding sequence ATGGGCTTAAATACAAATGGTATTTACAAATTTTCACGCAATCCCATGTATGTAGCGTACTTTATCTGTTTTATAGGTATGGCTTTATTGACACAATCACTCATATTGTTATGCATCGTTGTAATATTTCAGATTTCGGCTCACTGGATTATTCTTTCAGAGGAAAAATGGTGTATGGAAAAATTCGGAGAAAGCTATAAACAGTATATGAAAAGGGTAAGGCGATACATTTAG
- a CDS encoding LacI family DNA-binding transcriptional regulator: MEEQRVRIVDIAEELGVSTATVSNVIHGKTRKISAETVRRVQELLEKRQYIPGMAEILLAQNNSRIIGVVVNNHEKYEMHVLEDYFIASSLNYLSREIEKAGYFMMVKVTKDCDEIVRYASMWNMEGLVVIGFCEQDYRMLRDRMHIPFVVYDGYFKESARICNLIVDNYDGGYQMGRYFRELGHQRGICISDNDICMDFERWCGFRDAMKETGGTADFLQIPMKKRERLAFYQKHIDMIKSYTAVFAVSDYYAVDLMRFLQQNGVQVPLDISVAGFDDGPYCESASPALTTIRQDGAKRAALAISELKKLREEQEEGRFLKLPVTLIRRQSTSEYRGRAVK; this comes from the coding sequence GTGGAAGAACAGCGTGTGCGCATTGTAGATATTGCGGAAGAGCTTGGGGTCAGTACGGCGACCGTTTCGAATGTAATTCACGGGAAAACCAGAAAAATATCGGCAGAGACAGTGCGCAGGGTGCAGGAGCTTTTAGAGAAAAGACAATATATTCCCGGTATGGCAGAGATTTTGCTGGCACAGAACAATTCGCGGATTATCGGGGTGGTTGTAAATAATCACGAAAAGTATGAGATGCATGTACTGGAAGATTATTTTATCGCGTCATCTCTGAATTATCTTTCGAGGGAAATCGAAAAAGCGGGCTATTTCATGATGGTAAAGGTAACAAAAGATTGTGATGAAATTGTCCGCTATGCTTCTATGTGGAACATGGAGGGACTGGTCGTTATTGGATTCTGTGAGCAGGATTACAGGATGCTGCGGGATAGAATGCATATCCCTTTTGTGGTATATGACGGGTATTTTAAGGAATCTGCACGTATCTGTAATCTGATTGTGGATAACTATGACGGAGGATATCAGATGGGCAGATACTTCCGGGAACTTGGTCATCAGAGAGGAATATGCATTTCAGATAATGATATATGTATGGATTTTGAGCGCTGGTGCGGTTTTCGGGATGCTATGAAAGAGACGGGAGGAACTGCTGACTTTCTGCAGATACCGATGAAAAAACGGGAGCGTCTCGCATTCTATCAGAAACATATTGATATGATAAAAAGCTATACAGCGGTTTTTGCAGTGTCGGATTATTATGCGGTTGATTTAATGCGTTTTTTGCAGCAGAATGGCGTGCAGGTGCCGCTGGATATATCTGTTGCGGGCTTTGATGATGGACCATATTGTGAGTCTGCTTCGCCGGCATTGACTACCATCCGGCAGGATGGGGCAAAAAGAGCTGCACTTGCAATTTCCGAACTGAAAAAACTCCGGGAGGAGCAGGAAGAGGGCAGGTTTCTTAAACTTCCTGTGACATTAATAAGACGACAAAGTACATCCGAATACCGCGGGAGGGCAGTGAAATAA